Proteins encoded by one window of Ictidomys tridecemlineatus isolate mIctTri1 chromosome 7, mIctTri1.hap1, whole genome shotgun sequence:
- the C7H2orf66 gene encoding uncharacterized protein C2orf66 homolog: MSKAPLLLLCVALVLTGHVHGATLRNEDKWKPLSNPRNRDLFFRSLQAYFKGRGLDLGRFPNTFSMNENPRPLSFQPELIAAAFADYEEQKNSFPNYLKG; encoded by the exons ATGTCCAAAGCACCCCTCTTGCTGCTGTGTGTTGCCCTGGTGCTAACTGGGCATGTGCATGGAGCCACACTGAGAAATGAAGACAAGTGGAAGCCACTCAGCAACCCTAGAAATCGTGATCTG ttTTTCAGAAGCCTTCAGGCATATTTTAAGGGCAGAGGTCTTGATCTTGGGAGGTTTCCAAATACTTTCTCCATGAACGAGAATCCCAGACCTCTCTCTTTCCAGCCAGAACTGATAGCTGCTGCGTTTGCAGACTATGAAGAACAGAAAAATTCCTTTCCCAATTACCTCAAAGGCTGA